TGGAATAAATAAGTGGGACATGGGGATATATTCATTTTGGATCTTCGATAGACATTGTAACTGTATATTTGATAGAGAATGGACGCTGGCATCCAATAGTGCAAGTGGTACAATAAACTCCAAACAAACTGAGGAAGATGCAAAGCTGTTATACGGcatgatattttcattgcGCTCTATCACACAAAAGCTCTCCAAGGGCTCTGTTCAGAATGACATAAGGAGTATATCTACAGGGAAGTACAGAGTTCACACATATTGTACAGCTTCAGGACTATGGTTTGTATTACTGTCCGATTTTAAACAGCAATCTTATGCTCAGGTATTGcagtatatatatagccATATTTATGTGAAATACGTGAGCAACAACTTATTGTCGCCATATGATTTTGCCGAAAGTGAAAGTGAGATGAGAGGGCAGGGCACAAAAAAGATTAACAATAGGAACTTCATTTCGGTTCTAGAGTCATTTTTAGCACCAATGGTCAATCAATGAGCACAGAACATGAGTGGGAAAACAACTAGAGTAAaataagaagagaaaaattgcGTTTGTTACTGCATTATTAAAGGGATAGATTAAGTAGTTTTACATATTTACTAATACAAACTCAGGTCTAGTTTTGATTATAACCTTTTTTGGTGTTAAATGTCATTCATGAAAAGATCTGTCCAAAACTCGTCATTCAATGAATTGACACCCCATGCTAGGGAATTAATATCCGTTAAGTAATCGTTTAAATTATCAACTGATGAACTAGGCGATGGTTTCATATTAGTTGAATCAGTGGAATTTGTTACTTTACTATTTGAAATGAATGGCGGGTGCAATGGAATTGATCCTGTCAGACTCTCTCTGTGTTCTTGTGGGGACTCGTTCATGTAAGAAGTGCTATTGATATTCAAATCCACAGCGGCATTATTGTCATGAACTTTTGAGTATACTGGCAGCATTTCATCTGGAACTGCGGGTATGCTTTGACTTGCATTATTTTCGGTGATAGGACCTTTTGGCAACTTTTGCAGTTCTATTTCATACGCATTCATTTGCTTCGTggtttcatcatcattactCACTTCCTTTATGATTtccttttgcttttgtCTCTCTCTATCCGCATTGTAGCGATCAGCAACGTCGATAACCTTGTTTGCGTAGGTCTGGCAAAACAACGCGATGACGTACCTAAATTTGTAGAGAGAGTTATTGAACGGGTATAGCTCCGatgttttttccaaaagattGTTCACCCTTATTACCAAGGCAATCGCATCATCCGTTAATGGCATGAGATCATGAAATGAAGGTATGGCAACTACAGAGTAACGTAATTTTAATAGGAGCATACCGACCGTGTATATGATTCTAGAAGTATGAAATAAAGGTAAAGAAGTAATTAGAATTGGTTCCAATTTGGAAAACTCTTCAAGGGCATATTTACAGCAATGGTAGCATTTGACAAAATCTTCCAGTATTTCCTTGGGTAGTTCGACTTTTTCGTTTATGCTATGGGACATTTCCCCGATAAACACAGCAAGTTTGTACTGATATAGATAGGCTTCTACAGAGTAATAAAATGCAATAACTCTCGGCCTGTTTCTATCAAGCTTGGTGAAAATCTGCTGTAATTGCTTGTGATACTTTTCCATCAGCTTGTTGAGATAGTTTTTAGTGAAAACAGGATCATCAAactcatcatcatttaaATCTCTCTCGTGTAAGTGAGTATGAATGTTTTCTAAAACGTGGTTCATTTTAGCAAATTGAACTAAGATAGGATCATCAGCCGCGTCGAACAGTATCTTATCCTCTCGTGAttctcttgtttctttgattaAATCCTGGCAAGCCTTTTCAGTGACGTGATTCCAACGAGCTTGTATTGATTGACgcagaaaaattgaaatgtTTAGTGCTGAAATATACACCAATAAAGTTAAACTGGCACCATTGCTGTAAAGTTCCAAAGGCGACTTGAATCTGTTGGGATCTTCATCACTAAACATACCAAAGGATCTGTTGACATACGTAGGCCCCAAATCCCTAGTTAAACAGCAACAAATGTAGTTAAATATGTGGTACCGTGTTTTGCTCGACCATTCGAAGAAATTATACCATAAACACAGTGTAGAAAGCGACTCGATAATTTCAATGGATTTATTATTGGCCTTGAAAATCTGATTTGTAATTAAATTTAACACAAAACTATCAAGCTTCATTATTGTTCCTCTGGTTGTTTGTTTCGGCATTAATACAATTGAAACACATGACATGATGacagaaaataaaataggCTTCCTCTTTCTTAATTCATCAACGCtaacattttcttcgacCCTTATAAATGGCAACTTCGACaaatatgaaatttcaGTCTTGTAAAGATGCAACCGTAGCGTAGCTTCTTCATGAGATATGATTCCTACCGATACAGGGTCCGCTATTGTCGGTAAAAACATGCTTCTTTCAACAAGGTCATTCCATTGCTTTGACCAGGTATCGAGCTTCATCGAAATATCTCTAATTTTACCTTTTTGAGAAACGATTAGTGATTGCAGCTGCTTTCTGAATGACCGAGTCATGTGCCTAGAATATgactttttttgtctttttacTCTGCCATtatgaatttctttttcgccCATAGCATTGGCTTCAGGTCTTAACGGTACTTTGCCGTGGACTTTGGTAAGGACAGAAGCAATCGGTATGGGAGAATTATGGGAACTGTATATTATCGGCGCACTACCGTTATTTGTATGCTCATTGGTAGATCCCAAGAGTGCTGGATTTGTGGGAATAATTTTACCAGATTTGGCCAGATCATTGGTGATTACGTCCCCATTAGACGTTGTTTCGGCGTCCTTTACTCTATCTGAAGGCGGTTGGCTTATTGTTGACCAAAGGTCTGACAAACTTTGTTGAAGTCCAGGTAAAACTGTTCGAGCGTTTAGAATCTGTTTACTATTCGAGTCGGGAGGGAAAGATGTGAGATAAGATGTGGTATCCTTTAAGCTCGATTCCTCTGAATCCGTTGGGAATTTGCTTTTGGTAGATATATTCACCATTGGAGATTCAAAAGATGTAGGGGATCTTGACCTaggtttccttttcctcgTCCTCTTCGAAAGGTCGAATTTGCACAACTTCTTATGTTTCAGACACCTTTGGCAAGGCTTCCTATAGATATCATTAGTGTCGGAAGGCTCGCATTTTTGCTTCAAAGAATGGCAACATACACATGcaaatgaatttcttttgatcTTACCATTTTCAGTAGTCTCAAGTTTGGTGGGATACGTAAATCTAGGGTCATCTTCATAGCATCCTTCTATAATAGTCTGTGTAGCCTTATCAATATATGGTTCATCGGCCTTCGGTAAGGACATTTCTTCGTCGGCCTTCGAACTGCCATTGACTTCCTTTCCAATGGTACCTCCAGCTGCTGCAAACTGTATGTTCATATTATAGTTCACCCTCTGAAGACCTCCCCCGATCAGGGTTAATGCGTGCTAATATTTCGAGTATATtatatgaaaaatggaCTTTCCACTTTAAAGTCCCTCTACATTTATCGGATGGCGCGCATAACtaaaaaggaagaatttAGCAtgtaaaggaaaagaaCTGCACGACTCAAGAAGAATACGTATTCattgttgctttttttgatttttgaagaagagttAATATAAGTAACTATTACAATAACCAGGTTGTTTCTATATACGCATCAGCTTGAATTTGGAATGAATGATGATGTACAAACTATACAGTAGAATAATTTATGTAATCCATATTGctgttgctttttcttttccataaGAGGATATCAGTGGCGTATGACTAAGTTTAGGATTTAATGCAGGTAACGGACCCATCTTTCAAGCGATTGATATCAGTGGCGTCCAAATTATTGGGTTTTGGCTCGGCGGGCTTCCTGTTGTGTGCCATATGACTTTGTACCAAATGGCCGGCCGCTAAGGCCGCACATAAGGATAGTTCACCAGCCAAGACAGCACAGGCAACTATTCTTGCTAATTGACGGGCATTGGTACCAGGGGCAGTAGCATGTGGGCCTCTTACACCCAGTAAATCTAGCATAGCACCTTGTGGTTCAAGAACAGTACCACCACCAATAGTTCCAACTTCGATGGATGGCATGGATACGGAAATTCTTAAATCACCGTCTACTTCCTTCATCAATGTTATACAGTTGGAGCTTTCAACGTTCTGTGCAGGATCTTGTCCTAATGCCAAGAAAACGGCAGTCACTAAGTTAGCCGCGTGTGCGTTAAATCCACCAACAGATCCAGCCATTGCTGATCCAACCAGGTTTTTAGCAATGTTTAATTCAACCAATGCGGAAACATCACTTTTCAACACTTTTCTGACAACATCACCAGGAATTGTGGCTTCCGCAACGACACTCTTACCACGGCCCTCAATCCAGTTAACAGCAGCTGGTTTTTTATCAGTACAGTAGTTACCAGAAACGGAAACGACTTCCATATCTTCCCAACCGTATTCCTCTACCAtttgtttcaaagaatGTTCAACACCTTTGGATATCATGTTCATACCCATGGCATCACCAGTAGTAGTTCTAAACCTAATGAACAGTAAATCTCCCGCCAAACAAGTTTGTACGTGTTGTAAACGTGCGAATCTTGATGTGGCGTTGAATGCCTTTTTAATAGTGTTCTGACC
The window above is part of the Saccharomyces kudriavzevii IFO 1802 strain IFO1802 genome assembly, chromosome: 13 genome. Proteins encoded here:
- the WAR1 gene encoding War1p (similar to Saccharomyces cerevisiae WAR1 (YML076C); ancestral locus Anc_4.344) yields the protein MNIQFAAAGGTIGKEVNGSSKADEEMSLPKADEPYIDKATQTIIEGCYEDDPRFTYPTKLETTENGKIKRNSFACVCCHSLKQKCEPSDTNDIYRKPCQRCLKHKKLCKFDLSKRTRKRKPRSRSPTSFESPMVNISTKSKFPTDSEESSLKDTTSYLTSFPPDSNSKQILNARTVLPGLQQSLSDLWSTISQPPSDRVKDAETTSNGDVITNDLAKSGKIIPTNPALLGSTNEHTNNGSAPIIYSSHNSPIPIASVLTKVHGKVPLRPEANAMGEKEIHNGRVKRQKKSYSRHMTRSFRKQLQSLIVSQKGKIRDISMKLDTWSKQWNDLVERSMFLPTIADPVSVGIISHEEATLRLHLYKTEISYLSKLPFIRVEENVSVDELRKRKPILFSVIMSCVSIVLMPKQTTRGTIMKLDSFVLNLITNQIFKANNKSIEIIESLSTLCLWYNFFEWSSKTRYHIFNYICCCLTRDLGPTYVNRSFGMFSDEDPNRFKSPLELYSNGASLTLLVYISALNISIFLRQSIQARWNHVTEKACQDLIKETRESREDKILFDAADDPILVQFAKMNHVLENIHTHLHERDLNDDEFDDPVFTKNYLNKLMEKYHKQLQQIFTKLDRNRPRVIAFYYSVEAYLYQYKLAVFIGEMSHSINEKVELPKEILEDFVKCYHCCKYALEEFSKLEPILITSLPLFHTSRIIYTVGMLLLKLRYSVVAIPSFHDLMPLTDDAIALVIRVNNLLEKTSELYPFNNSLYKFRYVIALFCQTYANKVIDVADRYNADRERQKQKEIIKEVSNDDETTKQMNAYEIELQKLPKGPITENNASQSIPAVPDEMLPVYSKVHDNNAAVDLNINSTSYMNESPQEHRESLTGSIPLHPPFISNSKVTNSTDSTNMKPSPSSSVDNLNDYLTDINSLAWGVNSLNDEFWTDLFMNDI
- the BET5 gene encoding TRAPP subunit BET5 (similar to Saccharomyces cerevisiae BET5 (YML077W); ancestral locus Anc_4.345) gives rise to the protein MGIYSFWIFDRHCNCIFDREWTLASNSASGTINSKQTEEDAKLLYGMIFSLRSITQKLSKGSVQNDIRSISTGKYRVHTYCTASGLWFVLLSDFKQQSYAQVLQYIYSHIYVKYVSNNLLSPYDFAESESEMRGQGTKKINNRNFISVLESFLAPMVNQ